A section of the Streptomyces sp. SLBN-118 genome encodes:
- a CDS encoding glycosyl hydrolase family 28-related protein, with protein sequence METGQHAISRRSLLGSATAVAAACATGGSAGTASAAAKTSTASPLWAEFRRSPYTHPQIPYVGRAGQRRGAEDFPRRPVLANVLAHGAKRDGSADAAPAINRALATVGERGGGTVHIPDGTYRIDDLIRIGHSNVVLRGAGSGRTKLYATKNLTELVGPYGSRYGGDKSSWSWAGGLIWLCPNDRWDSLTTAIKAKAWPFEGWTGNKRDEWRTLAAVRPARRGDWSVGVDDTTALHRGQLVLLRLADDAGHTLLEHMAGGGAGPEAYVWDDKTKLTSYVPYEWPVRITAVKRNKVTFERPLPLDTRPEWDPRIVTLVTPLTGSGVEGLTLEAIQTPQSQHLLDKGYNGVTFQCAYDCWADDITVRHVDNGFGLVAASACTLRRTRVEGRGSHHPYFCREGSHDNLVEDFTIAGRTVPAPAGTQLHGINVEGLSSYNVWSRGQMEMGTFDTHRGMPFANVRTDITVDNTGRHGGDASAGPLYGARFTHWNVTVTNGRAGLIKIDEIAPYSATVAISTVREFDQTDGPDFGGALNSRLEAYGQPGAVRPRNLYEAQRELER encoded by the coding sequence ATGGAGACCGGTCAACACGCCATCAGCAGACGGAGTCTGCTCGGCAGTGCCACAGCCGTCGCGGCGGCCTGCGCCACCGGCGGCTCAGCCGGCACCGCGAGCGCCGCCGCCAAGACTTCCACCGCATCTCCCCTCTGGGCCGAGTTCCGCCGCAGCCCGTACACCCACCCCCAGATCCCGTACGTCGGACGAGCCGGCCAACGCCGTGGTGCCGAAGACTTCCCCCGGCGCCCCGTGCTGGCCAACGTCCTTGCCCACGGGGCCAAGCGGGACGGCTCCGCCGACGCCGCTCCCGCCATCAACCGTGCCCTCGCCACTGTCGGCGAACGCGGCGGCGGCACGGTTCACATCCCCGACGGGACCTACCGCATCGACGACCTCATCCGCATCGGGCACAGCAACGTCGTCCTGCGCGGCGCCGGCAGCGGCCGCACCAAGCTGTACGCGACGAAGAACCTCACCGAGCTCGTCGGCCCCTACGGCAGCCGCTACGGCGGTGACAAGTCCTCCTGGTCCTGGGCCGGGGGGCTCATCTGGCTGTGCCCGAACGATCGTTGGGACAGCCTCACCACCGCCATCAAGGCCAAGGCCTGGCCCTTCGAGGGCTGGACCGGCAACAAGCGTGACGAGTGGCGCACCCTCGCCGCCGTCCGGCCCGCCAGGCGCGGCGACTGGTCGGTCGGGGTGGACGACACCACGGCGCTGCACCGCGGACAGCTCGTCCTGCTCCGCCTCGCCGACGACGCGGGCCACACGCTCCTGGAACACATGGCGGGCGGCGGCGCGGGCCCGGAGGCGTATGTCTGGGACGACAAGACCAAGCTGACCAGTTACGTCCCCTACGAATGGCCCGTACGCATCACGGCAGTCAAGCGGAACAAGGTCACCTTCGAGCGCCCCCTGCCGCTCGACACACGCCCCGAATGGGACCCCCGTATCGTCACCCTCGTCACTCCGCTCACCGGCTCCGGAGTCGAGGGCCTGACCCTGGAGGCGATTCAGACTCCGCAGTCCCAGCACCTCCTCGACAAGGGCTACAACGGCGTCACTTTCCAGTGCGCGTACGACTGCTGGGCCGACGACATCACTGTCCGCCATGTCGACAACGGCTTCGGCCTCGTCGCCGCGTCCGCGTGCACCCTGCGCCGCACGCGCGTCGAGGGCCGCGGCTCGCACCATCCGTACTTCTGCCGCGAGGGCTCGCACGACAACCTCGTCGAGGACTTCACCATCGCCGGGCGCACCGTCCCGGCTCCGGCCGGCACCCAGCTCCACGGCATCAACGTGGAGGGCTTGTCCAGCTACAACGTCTGGTCGCGCGGGCAGATGGAGATGGGCACGTTCGACACCCACCGCGGTATGCCGTTCGCCAACGTCCGCACGGACATCACCGTCGACAACACCGGCCGCCACGGCGGCGACGCATCCGCGGGACCCCTCTACGGCGCCCGTTTCACCCACTGGAACGTCACCGTCACCAATGGACGCGCGGGCCTGATCAAGATCGACGAGATCGCCCCGTACAGCGCGACCGTCGCCATCAGCACGGTCCGCGAGTTCGACCAGACCGACGGGCCGGACTTCGGCGGCGCGCTGAACTCCCGCCTGGAGGCGTACGGACAGCCGGGCGCGGTA